A region from the Hippoglossus hippoglossus isolate fHipHip1 chromosome 16, fHipHip1.pri, whole genome shotgun sequence genome encodes:
- the LOC117777368 gene encoding acyl-CoA-binding protein homolog isoform X2 produces the protein MSHQEEFEKMAEDVKKVKTKPSDQELLDLYGLYKQSMVGDVNIGQPGMFDMKGKAKWNAWDSRKGMSKDDAMSAYITMAKEIISKSGM, from the exons ATGTCTCATCAG GAAGAGTTTGAGAAGATGGCCGAGGACGTGAAGAAGGTGAAGACGAAGCCCAGCgaccaggagctgctggaccTGTATGGGCTTTATAAGCAGTCGATGGTTGGAGACGTTAACATCG GTCAACCAGGAATGTTTGACATGAAAGGAAAAGCCAAGTGGAACGCCTGGGACTCCAGGAAAG GAATGTCCAAGGACGATGCCATGTCAGCCTACATCACCATGGCAAAGGAAATCATCAGCAAAAGCGGGATGTAA
- the rpp38 gene encoding ribonuclease P protein subunit p38, which translates to MATPKKLGKKETKRLPPGKTSLASPFTPTWSPLPQEDMQFILQTLKDKLFSMGLEKKEVKIFRPWRKKKKEQESAAAAAAAAAATPEPVAQVQDSSKNGWTDVAARRQLAIGINEVTKALERNELRLLLVCKSVKPNHMTSHLITLSATRGVPACQVPRLSQSVSEPLGLKSVLALGFRRCASRDEEIFTDIIDVIRPRVPSLNIAWLPGAAPPRAAPPGGAPAVTPDDPADMEEEAAGEKGGQKRKLESDSEAVTESPSSCTLQPLTVKRIVANPAKKKKKK; encoded by the coding sequence ATGGCCACTCCAAAGAAGCTGGGGAAAAAGGAAACCAAAAGGCTGCCTCCAGGTAAGACCTCCCTCGCCTCACCATTCACCCCAACATGGAGCCCACTCCCCCAAGAGGACATGCAGTTCATCCTGCAAACCCTGAAGGACAAACTGTTCTCCATGGGCCTTGAGAAGAAAGAGGTGAAAATCTTTCGCccatggaggaagaagaagaaggagcaggaatctgctgctgctgctgccgctgccgccgccgcgaCACCGGAGCCCGTCGCCCAGGTGCAGGATTCCTCTAAAAACGGCTGGACAGATGTGGCGGCCAGACGACAGCTGGCCATTGGCATCAACGAGGTCACCAAGGCTCTGGAGAGAAATGAGCTCAGATTGTTGTTGGTGTGTAAGTCCGTCAAACCCAATCACATGACAAGTCACCTGATCACGCTGAGTGCGACGCGAGGAGTGCCGGCGTGCCAGGTGCCCCGTCTGAGCCAGAGCGTGTCGGAGCCGCTGGGGCTGAAAAGTGTCCTGGCACTGGGATTCAGACGCTGTGCCTCCCGTGACGAGGAGATCTTCACCGACATCATTGATGTCATTAGACCCAGAGTGCCTTCACTGAACATTGCATGGCTACCGGGTGCAGCTCCACCGCGTGCAGCTCCACCGGGTGGTGCACCCGCTGTGACACCCGACGACCCAgcagacatggaggaggaggcggctggagagaagggaggccagaaaagaaaactggagAGTGACTCTGAGGCGGTGACAgagtctccctcctcctgcactcTGCAGCCGCTCACAGTGAAGAGAATAGTTGCTAATcctgcaaagaaaaagaaaaaaaagtag